The window ATGCAGGTGCAGCTGTTGAAGTGCGATTGAAGGAAATAATAGTAAAGGAAAAAGGATTAAAGAAAAAAGGAATAAAGTAAATAAGAGTAAAGGATAAAGGATTAACTAAACTTCACGTTAATAATTTATTCGAATCTTAGTTATCAATCATTTAATCCAGACTATTAAAACAGGTTTCCTTCGCCATGTGATGAACATTTATGATTTATGCACACTCCAATTTCTTGCAAAAAAAATTCCTGAAACCCACTCTCATCTGCATCTTTAAAAGTTGAATCCAAAAGAAAAACTGTTTCGCTGATTGTTTTTCTTGTCAGTCTCTAGTTCCTTCTAAGTTCCTTGTTTATGTAATTCTGTTCACTTATTATTTGTTTTCCGTAAAATTTGTCTTGCAAATTCAGTGTGTCATTTTTCAGTTTATACAtccggaaaagaaaaaaaaaaaacagaaaatctTGTTTTTATTTAGACTAAAATCTATTTCCTGTTTTTTGTGTTctgtaaccaaaaaaaaaaagaaaaaaaaatctatttgctGCTGATTTTTGTTCTTTCGATTTTAAACTTCAGTCTATATACATTTCCCCTAATTTACTTGTTTCTGGGAGAAAAGTTAATTGTTTCTGCTCCACTTCTTAATTATTACTGTTTATCATAGTCTTTTTCTTGACAAACTCTTTTTCATCTTCAACAAGCtcaaatctcaaaaaaaaaaaaaaagttacttgtTTCTGCTCCACTTATTATTGTTTATCAtcaattttttcttgattttacatCTTGAACAAGCTCAAatccgaaaaaaaaagaaaagaaaaaaatatcttgCAGATTTTTCTTATTATCTTTTGGATCGGACAGAGAATTTCAGCGTTCTTTTCCTTTTGGCTTGAAACTTCGAATCATCTTCGAGTCTTCTTTGCTTTCATATTCTTGTGTGCATATTAATATTAATCAACCCTAACTATTTTAACTTCAATACTTCACacacacccaaaaaaaaaaagagagaaaagaaaagatctAGTTTCATATTTTGTGGTCATCATCAATTTGCAGCAAAAGTATTCACTCCATTTGAAGTGCTAGTCTTCTTGTTTCTTCTATAATCAGGTATTTCTGAAATCTTTTaattagatatatatattttgatttgtctgATGATAGTTCCAttgtaatattattatattattatatttccaTTTTTTCCTCATAATTCTCACATTTATTTGGCTTTTTCTCTATTCATATATTAAGAATCTCATTTCtaaacataaatatataaataaaaataaattgagagAGCAACCATATATGATATTTAGCTCCCAAATTTATCGAGTTAGAAATGCttcataaaattaagatttagttagtttattagtctttataattttattaattttttattatgtttttcatataatttaaaatttgtaatcaaatttttatgctaaatttaaaaaaaataaattagacttcTATTAATAATTATCCTTTAAAAAAAGTACAATACTCATAGAATATTCACTTATAGTATatattaccaaaataaatataataattatcaaaataaataatttaaaaattatttatcgatttaaattctcctctcttatctcgtttacgaCTTTTCacgtatttcgtttacagtgtaaacgagataaaacaCGTCAGGCAGCTatgtgtatatctcgtttatactgtaaataagataatatatctcgtttacagtataaacgagataaaagAAGACAAATTTGCAGCTgctataaaaggatgtgtaacCCTTGGTATTCTCCACACACATTTTATGTCCTTTTTCTGTCTTATTTTTCTCACAAAAACAAAGCAGCAATGGCCAATAACAGTGTATATATGGTTGTTGTGTGTTTATCCCAATTGTCGTATGGGAAATGGCAACAACGGGTGACATTTAAGTGTGAGAATCCAATATTGTTGCGTACTTAGCGTGTAAATACGTTGTCGgagttgaagagtttgatattgagcaagctCGGTGGTACAGAAGTGAGGGAGATTGGAAGGGTGGGATATATGTTGCTGGCACCCATGGGTAATGGAGTTTTCCGGTTTCGACTATTCCGACTTCAAGGGGGATGAGCATGTGTGACTGATGTTCGACATCCATGGGAGGATCATGGCGGAACAGGTAATGGAGCTTTTCGCCGAGGTGGAAAATAGTGGTCGTGGTGGTTCTGTACACTCAACTTATGTACAGGACGACCGACCTCTTGCACCACCGCCCATTCATGTCGCAATTCCATTGGATGAGGCGAAGAAGGGCGAGGAGGAGTCGGACGAAGATTATATGGCAGATAGTGCAGACAGTGATTCTTCCGAAGGCGGCGATGAGGATGATTTTGTGCCGGAGATGCTTGCCCAGACTGTGGCGCGCCATGTCCTGCCTCCACCTCACCCAATTCCGACGCTACACACGGTGCCAAGTCACTATCACAGTTTGGATCTAGACGCCATGCATGAGAGGACTCCATTTTCTGACACGGGTGAAGAGGATTACAACTTAGACGGTGGGGTAGAGTTTCGGGTCGGCCACAGGTTCAAATGCCGAGAGGCAGTGCTGCagggtgtgaagaactacagtatttGCAGGAGTGCTGAGTACCGGGTGATCGAATCGGACCGGTTAAAGTATCATGTTCAGTGCCGTCAAGCTAACAATGGGTGTCTATGGAGCCTTTGTGTGGCCCTTCGGTAGAACCTCAGATACTGGTAAGTTCAACTTTAATTGTGCTTTTGAGTACTTCTGTGCAATATATTAAGGAGGTTTGAGATATGGCTGAAGTAATACTGTTTCGCTGTGTTTAGGGAGGTTCGAAGGGTTGGTGGAGCGCACAGTTGTCTAGCACCCACCATGTCTCAAGACCATCGTCAGTTAGACAGTAGTCTCATCTGCAGGGTCATATTGCCGTTGATACagttaggggtgttcgcggtgcggtttggttcggttttaagagaaaaagtcatccgatccgaacacttaatttatgtgcggtgcggtttggattggatgaactctttttgaaaatctaatccgatccgattacaagcagtttagatcggtttggatttgcggttttttaaataaaaaaaaattaaatacatataacaagtcttaacatcaaattttaaataatcagtAATGACACAACAAGTCTTAACATATCTTAAAAAGCCAATAATagcataacaatagaaataaaattataggttagttaaaataaataaataaataatattttaaacataaaatatttattaaataataataatagatgaataatagaaaaatgtataacaaattgaacatgttataaatataattgtaaatataataataaaataataatattatagcacattgtgtggtttggattggattggatcggttatgaaaagtaaatccgaaatccgatccaatccagtggtttgcaaaaaatagaatccaatcaaatccgaattagtgcggttttaatcggttttcggtttgaattggattggatgagcggtttaatttggatcggtttgaatttgaacacccctagataCAGTCTAACCCCTCTGTGAGTATTCCGATGTTGCAAGGTGCGATCCAGGcgagctatcacttcaaaccctcTTACAGAAAGGTGTGGATGGCAAAGCAGAAGGCAATTGCACAGATCTACGGGGATTGAAAAGAGTTATATAACAAGGTGTCGAAGCTGCTTCAGGCACTGCAGAGCTATTTTTCTGGAACCATTTGTGACCTACGTGTCAAACCGTTCTACGATGGGCACCTCCTGGTACGCGACTGTAGCATGTTCGACTAagtattttggacttttcccTCATGTGTTGAGGTATTCAAGCATTGAAAGCCGTTTGTATCCGTTGATGGCACGCATTTGTATGGTAGATATGGTGGAGTGTTGCTTATTGCGGTGGCGCAAGACGGCAACAGCAACATCTTGCCTATTGCTTTTGTCGTTGTCGATTTCGAGAGCACCGAGTCATGGTCGTTCTTGCTTACTAATTTGAGATGCCATGTCACCCCACAAGACGGCCTGCTGGTTATCTCCAACAGATCTCAGGTCATCAAGGCCACACTAAGCTCCGATGATAGTGGTTGGCATCCCCCAAGAGCATTCCATGCTTACTATATCAGACACATGGCTGCGAGTTTCATGACTCGGTTCAAGTTAGCTGAGGAAAAGAGATACCTCATAAACACTGCTTACAGTCCATGCAAGGCTAGGTATGAGTGGTGCCACCAACGCCCACGTCTCAGTGTGGTACCACCTACCGAAGTCACGGAGGCACCCCCAACGGGGTTCCC is drawn from Arachis hypogaea cultivar Tifrunner chromosome 12, arahy.Tifrunner.gnm2.J5K5, whole genome shotgun sequence and contains these coding sequences:
- the LOC140177069 gene encoding uncharacterized protein → MFDIHGRIMAEQVMELFAEVENSGRGGSVHSTYVQDDRPLAPPPIHVAIPLDEAKKGEEESDEDYMADSADSDSSEGGDEDDFVPEMLAQTVARHVLPPPHPIPTLHTVPSHYHSLDLDAMHERTPFSDTGEEDYNLDGGVEFRVGHRFKCREAVLQGVKNYSICRSAEYRVIESDRLKYHVQCRQANNGCLWSLCVALR